One stretch of Acropora muricata isolate sample 2 chromosome 12, ASM3666990v1, whole genome shotgun sequence DNA includes these proteins:
- the LOC136892961 gene encoding uncharacterized protein isoform X2 has product MAWRRVFAILLLLIAFPATLCLGDEAEETASEADSSENEVVAEETVDESAKVDDEVKEEDDGLVLATKTFDSVVNDKDVTLVESNAPCSVKPCDGETTDGKTETSNNNGAKKKSKKGGEAVSLKCQNEVAGRPNNAGGGGGGRGGGGGDDEDNRKPHVPQSRCERDDQAFAGESGDDGGSNADDYKCEVKLAKKRKGIEDINIHGGDGNEDDGNQGETECSVPPFKFKRLIKEADFERSGLESWGFMSGKHDNILELYGAVKADGKIIVFMEYISGGSLEKAGKLDEGRALNIYSKILSGIEFMHSLGYIHRDISAANILIDDRGETAKLADFNLSIRLDNGYQQDDNPRGTVPFMAPEVCRSEMYSFSADIWSATCVLYRMLTGTPPWEQYHHCHRMTLLYQDEEPPTRDQSTQTLSNAELKSKIETLITSNALKTSKVVYKTISISSMSYENVIQDSQNMTHLTGLTSRQFKVLFDFLNDVCPLDKIRYWCHGKNSKQINSHKLSSQWSSEERLYICLLRLRRGFTIKTLSLLLSTPDKQIKDTSIREIFTTFIQLMYKVFRDMRRVMFPSKEVLQRFLPRVFKTIKRIRCTVDCTEFRVETSRNFARQGNTYSSYKHANTFKCLIAVTPNGGSCFVSDLYEGDISDVQIFEQSGILKHIEPQDVILVDRGFTVQDLVNPLQACIQIPAFLKGRGNLSAAEELSTRKIAKARVHVERFNQRLKQFKLVGRTIPLSLAPLATQMVVVACGLVNFQEVLCK; this is encoded by the exons ATGGCGTGGAGAAGAGTCTTTGCGATCTTGCTGCTTTTAATTGCATTTCCTGCGACCTTATGCCTTGGAGACGAGGCCGAAGAAACTGCATCTGAAGCTGATAGCTCAGAAAATGAGGTAGTTGCTGAGGAAACGGTAGATGAAAGCGCAAAAGTAGATGACGAGGTGAAAGAGGAAGATGATGGATTGGTTCTTGCAACGAAGACGTTTGATTCTGTAGTGAACGACAAAGATGTTACTCTCGTGGAATCCAACGCTCCATG TTCTGTCAAACCCTGTGATGGTGAGACCACTGATGGTAAAACGGAGACGTCTAACAACAATGGggcaaagaaaaaatcaaagaaaggagGTGAAGCAGTGTCTCTGAAATGCCAAAATGAAGTAGCAGGAAGACCAAACAATGCGGGTGGTGGCGGTGGAGGTAGAGGTGGAGGTGGAGGTGATGATGAGGACAACAGAAAGCCCCACGTACCACAAAGTAGGTGTGAAAGGGACGATCAAGCTTTTGCAGGAGAAAGTGGTGATGATGGTGGAAGCAATGCTGATGACTATAAATGTGAGGTGAAGCTTGCTAAAAAAAGGAAGGGCATTGAAGATATAAATATTCATGGTGGGGATGGAAATGAGGATGATGGCAATCAAG GAGAAACTGAATGCAGTGTTCCTCCCTTCAAGTTTAAGAGactg ATCAAGGAGGCCGATTTTGAAAGGTCTGGACTTGAGAGTTGGGGGTTCATGTCAGGAAAGCATGACAATATTCTAGAGCTCTATGGAGCAGTTAAAGCAGATGGCAAGATAATAGTCTTCATGGAGTACATAAGTG GTGGCTCTCTAGAAAAAGCAGGAAAATTAGATGAAGGACGGGCCCTCAATATTTACTCAAAGATATTGTCTGGTATAGAATTTATGCATTCTCTTGGATATATTCATAGGGATATCTCAG CTGCAAATATTCTGATAGACGACAGAGGAGAAACAGCCAAATTAGCAGACTTTAACCTTAGTATCAGACTTGACAACGGTTATCAGCAAGACGACAACCCAAGAGGAACAGTACCCTTTATGGCCCCTGAG GTTTGTCGAAGCGAAATGTATTCCTTTAGTGCTGACATCTGGAGTGCGACTTGTGTGTTGTATCGAATGCTTACGGGGACTCCACCTTGGGAGCAATATCATCACTGTCATCGCATGACCCTTCTCTACCAG GACGAGGAACCACCAACGAGGGATCAAAGTACCCAAACATTGTCGAATGCAGAGCTGAAGTCGAAGATCGAAACACTCATAACAAGCAATGCCCTGAAGACAAGTAAAGTTGTTTATAAGACTATTTCTATCAGTTCTATGTCTTATGAAAACGTTATACAAGACTCACAAAATATGACACATCTAACTGGACTTACTAGTCGTCAGTTCAAGGTTTTGTTCGACTTTCTAAATGATGTGTGTCCTTTGGATAAGATAAGGTATTGGTGCCATggtaaaaattcaaaacaaatcaactCTCACAAATTATCGAGCCAATGGTCCTCAGAAGAAAGACTGTATATCTGTCTACTAAGACTTAGAAGAGGTTTTACTATCAAAACCTTGTCTCTTCTGCTAAGCACTCCAGATAAGCAAATAAAAGATACTTCAATCAGAGAGATTTTTACTACCTTCATTCAGTTGATGTATAAAGTATTTCGTGACATGCGAAGGGTTATGTTCCCTTCAAAGGAAGTATTGCAGAGATTCCTACCACGAGTCTTCAAAACCATCAAGAGAATACGATGCACTGTGGACTGTACAGAGTTTCGGGTAGAGACATCCAGAAACTTTGCTAGACAAGGGAACACATACTCCTCATACAAGCATGCTAACACCTTCAAATGTTTGATTGCAGTAACTCCTAATGGAGGATCCTGCTTTGTATCAGATCTCTATGAAGGGGACATTTCTGATGTACAAATTTTTGAACAAAGTGGCATTTTAAAGCACATTGAACCACAAGATGTTATTCTAGTGGACAGGGGATTTACTGTCCAAGATCTGGTTAACCCTCTACAAGCATGCATCCAAATTCCTGCTTTTTTGAAAGGAAGAGGCAACCTAAGTGCAGCTGAGGAACTTTCCACTAGAAAGATTGCCAAAGCACGAGTCCATGTGGAGCGTTTCAATCAGCGTCTCAAGCAGTTTAAGCTGGTAGGAAGAACCATACCTCTTTCACTTGCTCCATTAGCAACTCAAATGGTAGTAGTTGCATGTGGGTTAGTCAATTTTCAGGAAGTCCTTTGTAAATAG
- the LOC136892961 gene encoding myosin light chain kinase 2, skeletal/cardiac muscle-like isoform X9 codes for MAWRRVFAILLLLIAFPATLCLGDEAEETASEADSSENEVVAEETVDESAKVDDEVKEEDDGLVLATKTFDSVVNDKDVTLVESNAPCSVKPCDGETTDGKTETSNNNGAKKKSKKGGEAVSLKCQNEVAGRPNNAGGGGGGRGGGGGDDEDNRKPHVPQSRCERDDQAFAGESGDDGGSNADDYKCEVKLAKKRKGIEDINIHGGDGNEDDGNQGETECSVPPFKFKRLNQCHVVREPDVGSDMFSGVNLMQPQHLQNVEQPSNCSASGDVASLQPSRVEEEDELPASPLSASSMPGVRQGSSSVSIPQEVLWPLNRTHLSVGDDGNYLEKFHWKKKRYIGGGSSGDCYLCKDLKTGKLFAIKCIKEADFERSGLESWGFMSGKHDNILELYGAVKADGKIIVFMEYISGGSLEKAGKLDEGRALNIYSKILSGIEFMHSLGYIHRDISAANILIDDRGETAKLADFNLSIRLDNGYQQDDNPRGTVPFMAPECPRFEEKILSTQ; via the exons ATGGCGTGGAGAAGAGTCTTTGCGATCTTGCTGCTTTTAATTGCATTTCCTGCGACCTTATGCCTTGGAGACGAGGCCGAAGAAACTGCATCTGAAGCTGATAGCTCAGAAAATGAGGTAGTTGCTGAGGAAACGGTAGATGAAAGCGCAAAAGTAGATGACGAGGTGAAAGAGGAAGATGATGGATTGGTTCTTGCAACGAAGACGTTTGATTCTGTAGTGAACGACAAAGATGTTACTCTCGTGGAATCCAACGCTCCATG TTCTGTCAAACCCTGTGATGGTGAGACCACTGATGGTAAAACGGAGACGTCTAACAACAATGGggcaaagaaaaaatcaaagaaaggagGTGAAGCAGTGTCTCTGAAATGCCAAAATGAAGTAGCAGGAAGACCAAACAATGCGGGTGGTGGCGGTGGAGGTAGAGGTGGAGGTGGAGGTGATGATGAGGACAACAGAAAGCCCCACGTACCACAAAGTAGGTGTGAAAGGGACGATCAAGCTTTTGCAGGAGAAAGTGGTGATGATGGTGGAAGCAATGCTGATGACTATAAATGTGAGGTGAAGCTTGCTAAAAAAAGGAAGGGCATTGAAGATATAAATATTCATGGTGGGGATGGAAATGAGGATGATGGCAATCAAG GAGAAACTGAATGCAGTGTTCCTCCCTTCAAGTTTAAGAGactg AACCAGTGTCATGTTGTCCGAGAGCCAGACGTTGGATCAGACATGTTCTCAGGGGTAAACTTGATGCAACCGCAACACCTACAGAATGTGGAACAACCATCCAATTGTTCAGCAAGTGGTGACGTGGCTAGCTTGCAGCCAAGTAGAGTGGAGGAAGAAGATGAACTTCCTGCTTCACCTCTAAGTGCCTCAAGCATGCCTGGCGTGAGGCAGGGTTCCAGTAGTGTGTCCATCCCACAGGAGGTCCTTTGGCCCCTCAATAgg acACACTTGAGTGTTGGTGACGATGGAAATTATCTTGAAAAGTTTcattggaaaaagaaaaggtacaTTGGAGGAGGGTCTAGTGGAGATTGTTATCTTTGCAAGGATCTGAAGACAGGAAAACTATTTGCCATTAAATGT ATCAAGGAGGCCGATTTTGAAAGGTCTGGACTTGAGAGTTGGGGGTTCATGTCAGGAAAGCATGACAATATTCTAGAGCTCTATGGAGCAGTTAAAGCAGATGGCAAGATAATAGTCTTCATGGAGTACATAAGTG GTGGCTCTCTAGAAAAAGCAGGAAAATTAGATGAAGGACGGGCCCTCAATATTTACTCAAAGATATTGTCTGGTATAGAATTTATGCATTCTCTTGGATATATTCATAGGGATATCTCAG CTGCAAATATTCTGATAGACGACAGAGGAGAAACAGCCAAATTAGCAGACTTTAACCTTAGTATCAGACTTGACAACGGTTATCAGCAAGACGACAACCCAAGAGGAACAGTACCCTTTATGGCCCCTGAG TGTCCaagatttgaagaaaaaattcttTCGACCCAATAG
- the LOC136892961 gene encoding uncharacterized protein isoform X8, with protein sequence MAWRRVFAILLLLIAFPATLCLGDEAEETASEADSSENEVVAEETVDESAKVDDEVKEEDDGLVLATKTFDSVVNDKDVTLVESNAPCSVKPCDGETTDGKTETSNNNGAKKKSKKGGEAVSLKCQNEVAGRPNNAGGGGGGRGGGGGDDEDNRKPHVPQSRCERDDQAFAGESGDDGGSNADDYKCEVKLAKKRKGIEDINIHGGDGNEDDGNQGETECSVPPFKFKRLNQCHVVREPDVGSDMFSGVNLMQPQHLQNVEQPSNCSASGDVASLQPSRVEEEDELPASPLSASSMPGVRQGSSSVSIPQEVLWPLNRTHLSVGDDGNYLEKFHWKKKRYIGGGSSGDCYLCKDLKTGKLFAIKCIKEADFERSGLESWGFMSGKHDNILELYGAVKADGKIIVFMEYISGGSLEKAGKLDEGRALNIYSKILSGIEFMHSLGYIHRDISAANILIDDRGETAKLADFNLSIRLDNGYQQDDNPRGTVPFMAPEVCRSEMYSFSADIWSATCVLYRMLTGTPPWEQYHHCHRMTLLYQIGVSPQPPPSPACSPEVEDLFSLGFRVRPEERGTATELLNHRAFKSG encoded by the exons ATGGCGTGGAGAAGAGTCTTTGCGATCTTGCTGCTTTTAATTGCATTTCCTGCGACCTTATGCCTTGGAGACGAGGCCGAAGAAACTGCATCTGAAGCTGATAGCTCAGAAAATGAGGTAGTTGCTGAGGAAACGGTAGATGAAAGCGCAAAAGTAGATGACGAGGTGAAAGAGGAAGATGATGGATTGGTTCTTGCAACGAAGACGTTTGATTCTGTAGTGAACGACAAAGATGTTACTCTCGTGGAATCCAACGCTCCATG TTCTGTCAAACCCTGTGATGGTGAGACCACTGATGGTAAAACGGAGACGTCTAACAACAATGGggcaaagaaaaaatcaaagaaaggagGTGAAGCAGTGTCTCTGAAATGCCAAAATGAAGTAGCAGGAAGACCAAACAATGCGGGTGGTGGCGGTGGAGGTAGAGGTGGAGGTGGAGGTGATGATGAGGACAACAGAAAGCCCCACGTACCACAAAGTAGGTGTGAAAGGGACGATCAAGCTTTTGCAGGAGAAAGTGGTGATGATGGTGGAAGCAATGCTGATGACTATAAATGTGAGGTGAAGCTTGCTAAAAAAAGGAAGGGCATTGAAGATATAAATATTCATGGTGGGGATGGAAATGAGGATGATGGCAATCAAG GAGAAACTGAATGCAGTGTTCCTCCCTTCAAGTTTAAGAGactg AACCAGTGTCATGTTGTCCGAGAGCCAGACGTTGGATCAGACATGTTCTCAGGGGTAAACTTGATGCAACCGCAACACCTACAGAATGTGGAACAACCATCCAATTGTTCAGCAAGTGGTGACGTGGCTAGCTTGCAGCCAAGTAGAGTGGAGGAAGAAGATGAACTTCCTGCTTCACCTCTAAGTGCCTCAAGCATGCCTGGCGTGAGGCAGGGTTCCAGTAGTGTGTCCATCCCACAGGAGGTCCTTTGGCCCCTCAATAgg acACACTTGAGTGTTGGTGACGATGGAAATTATCTTGAAAAGTTTcattggaaaaagaaaaggtacaTTGGAGGAGGGTCTAGTGGAGATTGTTATCTTTGCAAGGATCTGAAGACAGGAAAACTATTTGCCATTAAATGT ATCAAGGAGGCCGATTTTGAAAGGTCTGGACTTGAGAGTTGGGGGTTCATGTCAGGAAAGCATGACAATATTCTAGAGCTCTATGGAGCAGTTAAAGCAGATGGCAAGATAATAGTCTTCATGGAGTACATAAGTG GTGGCTCTCTAGAAAAAGCAGGAAAATTAGATGAAGGACGGGCCCTCAATATTTACTCAAAGATATTGTCTGGTATAGAATTTATGCATTCTCTTGGATATATTCATAGGGATATCTCAG CTGCAAATATTCTGATAGACGACAGAGGAGAAACAGCCAAATTAGCAGACTTTAACCTTAGTATCAGACTTGACAACGGTTATCAGCAAGACGACAACCCAAGAGGAACAGTACCCTTTATGGCCCCTGAG GTTTGTCGAAGCGAAATGTATTCCTTTAGTGCTGACATCTGGAGTGCGACTTGTGTGTTGTATCGAATGCTTACGGGGACTCCACCTTGGGAGCAATATCATCACTGTCATCGCATGACCCTTCTCTACCAG ATTGGTGTGTCTCCCCAACCTCCCCCCTCACCGGCATGCAGTCCTGAAGTTGAAGATCTCTTTAGCCTGGGATTTCGAGTCAGGCCAGAAGAAAGAGGAACAGCAACCGAACTGTTGAATCACAGAGCATTTAAGTCGG GCTAG
- the LOC136892961 gene encoding uncharacterized protein isoform X7 → MAWRRVFAILLLLIAFPATLCLGDEAEETASEADSSENEVVAEETVDESAKVDDEVKEEDDGLVLATKTFDSVVNDKDVTLVESNAPCSVKPCDGETTDGKTETSNNNGAKKKSKKGGEAVSLKCQNEVAGRPNNAGGGGGGRGGGGGDDEDNRKPHVPQSRCERDDQAFAGESGDDGGSNADDYKCEVKLAKKRKGIEDINIHGGDGNEDDGNQGETECSVPPFKFKRLNQCHVVREPDVGSDMFSGVNLMQPQHLQNVEQPSNCSASGDVASLQPSRVEEEDELPASPLSASSMPGVRQGSSSVSIPQEVLWPLNRTHLSVGDDGNYLEKFHWKKKRYIGGGSSGDCYLCKDLKTGKLFAIKCIKEADFERSGLESWGFMSGKHDNILELYGAVKADGKIIVFMEYISGGSLEKAGKLDEGRALNIYSKILSGIEFMHSLGYIHRDISAANILIDDRGETAKLADFNLSIRLDNGYQQDDNPRGTVPFMAPEVCRSEMYSFSADIWSATCVLYRMLTGTPPWEQYHHCHRMTLLYQIGVSPQPPPSPACSPEVEDLFSLGFRVRPEERGTATELLNHRAFKSEDTT, encoded by the exons ATGGCGTGGAGAAGAGTCTTTGCGATCTTGCTGCTTTTAATTGCATTTCCTGCGACCTTATGCCTTGGAGACGAGGCCGAAGAAACTGCATCTGAAGCTGATAGCTCAGAAAATGAGGTAGTTGCTGAGGAAACGGTAGATGAAAGCGCAAAAGTAGATGACGAGGTGAAAGAGGAAGATGATGGATTGGTTCTTGCAACGAAGACGTTTGATTCTGTAGTGAACGACAAAGATGTTACTCTCGTGGAATCCAACGCTCCATG TTCTGTCAAACCCTGTGATGGTGAGACCACTGATGGTAAAACGGAGACGTCTAACAACAATGGggcaaagaaaaaatcaaagaaaggagGTGAAGCAGTGTCTCTGAAATGCCAAAATGAAGTAGCAGGAAGACCAAACAATGCGGGTGGTGGCGGTGGAGGTAGAGGTGGAGGTGGAGGTGATGATGAGGACAACAGAAAGCCCCACGTACCACAAAGTAGGTGTGAAAGGGACGATCAAGCTTTTGCAGGAGAAAGTGGTGATGATGGTGGAAGCAATGCTGATGACTATAAATGTGAGGTGAAGCTTGCTAAAAAAAGGAAGGGCATTGAAGATATAAATATTCATGGTGGGGATGGAAATGAGGATGATGGCAATCAAG GAGAAACTGAATGCAGTGTTCCTCCCTTCAAGTTTAAGAGactg AACCAGTGTCATGTTGTCCGAGAGCCAGACGTTGGATCAGACATGTTCTCAGGGGTAAACTTGATGCAACCGCAACACCTACAGAATGTGGAACAACCATCCAATTGTTCAGCAAGTGGTGACGTGGCTAGCTTGCAGCCAAGTAGAGTGGAGGAAGAAGATGAACTTCCTGCTTCACCTCTAAGTGCCTCAAGCATGCCTGGCGTGAGGCAGGGTTCCAGTAGTGTGTCCATCCCACAGGAGGTCCTTTGGCCCCTCAATAgg acACACTTGAGTGTTGGTGACGATGGAAATTATCTTGAAAAGTTTcattggaaaaagaaaaggtacaTTGGAGGAGGGTCTAGTGGAGATTGTTATCTTTGCAAGGATCTGAAGACAGGAAAACTATTTGCCATTAAATGT ATCAAGGAGGCCGATTTTGAAAGGTCTGGACTTGAGAGTTGGGGGTTCATGTCAGGAAAGCATGACAATATTCTAGAGCTCTATGGAGCAGTTAAAGCAGATGGCAAGATAATAGTCTTCATGGAGTACATAAGTG GTGGCTCTCTAGAAAAAGCAGGAAAATTAGATGAAGGACGGGCCCTCAATATTTACTCAAAGATATTGTCTGGTATAGAATTTATGCATTCTCTTGGATATATTCATAGGGATATCTCAG CTGCAAATATTCTGATAGACGACAGAGGAGAAACAGCCAAATTAGCAGACTTTAACCTTAGTATCAGACTTGACAACGGTTATCAGCAAGACGACAACCCAAGAGGAACAGTACCCTTTATGGCCCCTGAG GTTTGTCGAAGCGAAATGTATTCCTTTAGTGCTGACATCTGGAGTGCGACTTGTGTGTTGTATCGAATGCTTACGGGGACTCCACCTTGGGAGCAATATCATCACTGTCATCGCATGACCCTTCTCTACCAG ATTGGTGTGTCTCCCCAACCTCCCCCCTCACCGGCATGCAGTCCTGAAGTTGAAGATCTCTTTAGCCTGGGATTTCGAGTCAGGCCAGAAGAAAGAGGAACAGCAACCGAACTGTTGAATCACAGAGCATTTAAGTCGG aggacactacgtaa